The Malus domestica chromosome 10, GDT2T_hap1 genome contains a region encoding:
- the LOC103441844 gene encoding uncharacterized protein: protein MENGKLARFTYGGLCVVSSISSSSTFNQICIDLCSRFKGLRAGCFELRYGLNENPNCVLDCDADVLNMLMVLDVVGKSIVKILVIDKCDGSIVQLPSESTSSSCRTLDSMIVSSENDHLGKYGSYGVHNYMSCEWDNYIESEGQVFRGGCVDFRDKLKKFSVECGFDLKYLKNDKNRISAECSRKESDGCLWRVYASKCDINNFFVIRKLHNLHICKGMIRKKKNKVVGRQFVASLIKDKVQSNPLIKPKEIISNLKQFYGLDIDYSTAYFGKQRAVFELNGDDVDAYKFLPWYVESARSSNPGSVFELEVVPESNRFLRLFIAYDAWIKGFMFCRPMLFIDGTFIKSKYKGTLLSCCAKNGNDEIFEVAYAIVDSETIANWRWFLAILSGILRPQGRVITFMSDRHDGILKSIREFFPECPHSFCIVHLKQNVSTLFPKAAGEGLKKKMMNLLANCAYACTPSDFDDCMAEFKDNGQGHVKNFLCDLPKENYDIAHFPGKRWGSMSNALSKSFNAMVSNSRCMPLMDLLEDIRVRLMGSMAEKRIFGQNIHTILCPKKENEMKLMLKEGMHLRISRSDADVFEVRTEWNRFVVCLDDRTCSCVQWQHNCFPCSHALQVLQHDNRDVFYYVDDYWKASFYRKTYQFVMHPFSDLEKPNVDTIINGVRPPITKFPSGRPKKTRIKSAGEISGSKKTVTCSRCGCSGHNKVSCKVVIQEG, encoded by the exons ATGGAGAATGGTAAACTAGCTCGGTTTACATATGGTGGTTTATGCGTCGTTAGTTCTATTTCATCATCTTCTACCttcaatcagatttgcattgaTCTTTGTTCTAGGTTTAAGGGTTTGAGAGCTGGTTGTTTTGAGTTGCGATATGGTTTGAATGAAAATCCTAATTGCGTGTTAGATTGTGATGCCGATGTTCTAAACATGCTGatggttcttgatgttgttgGGAAATCGATTGTAAAAATATTGGTTATAGACAAATGTGATGGTTCCATAGTTCAACTACCTTCGGAAAGCACATCTTCTTCTTGCCGTACATTAGACTCTATGATTGTTTCTAGTGAAAATGATCATTTAGGAAAGTATGGTTCATACGGTGTGCACAATTATATGTCATGTGAATGGGACAATTACATAGAATCTGAGGGGCAAGTCTTTAGGGGAGGTTGTGTTGATTTCCGAGATAAGTTGAAGAAGTTTTCTGTTGAATGTGGTTTTGATTTGAAGTATTTGAAGAATGATAAGAATCGCATTAGTGCGGAGTGTTCTAGGAAGGAATCTGATGGCTGTCTTTGGCGTGTGTATGCATCCAAGTGTGATATTAATAACTTTTTTGTTATTCGGAAGTTGCATAATCTGCATATATGCAAGGGTATGATtcgaaagaagaaaaacaaagttgttGGCCGACAGTTTgttgcttctctcatcaaagATAAGGTTCAATCAAATCCTCTTATTAAACCGAAGGAGATCATTTCAAATTTAAAACAGTTTTATGGATTAGATATCGATTATTCTACTGCCTATTTTGGCAAACAGAGGGCAGTTTTTGAGTTAAATGGTGATGATGTTGATGCTTACAAGTTCTTGCCTTGGTATGTTGAATCTGCTCGTTCAAGCAATCCTGGATCTGTTTTTGAGCTTGAAGTTGTACCGGAGAGCAATAGATTTCTTCGTTTGTTTATTGCTTATGATGCATGGATAAAAGGTTTCATGTTTTGTCGCCCGATGTTATTCATTGATGGTACTTTTATCAAGAGCAAATACAAGGGAACACTTCTGTCTTGCTGTGCAAAAAATGGTAACGATG AGATTTTTGAGGTTGCTTATGCTATTGTTGATTCAGAAACGATAGCAAATTGGAGATGGTTCTTGGCAATATTATCTGGTATATTGAGGCCTCAAGGGAGGGTGATTACATTTATGTCGGATAGACATGATGGTATTTTGAAGAGCATTCGAGAATTCTTTCCCGAGTGCCCACATTCATTTTGTATTGTTCATTTGAAACAGAATGTGAGTACTTTATTTCCAAAGGCTGCTGGTGAAGGactaaagaagaaaatgatgaatcTGTTGGCAAATTGTGCGTACGCATGTACGccatctgattttgatgattgcaTGGCTGAATTCAAGGATAATGGGCAAGGGCATGTGAAGAATTTTTTGTGTGATTTGCCAAAAGAGAACTATGATATTGCCCATTTTCCTGGTAAGAGATGGGGATCGATGAGCAATGCACTTTCAAAATCTTTTAACGCCATGGTGTCGAATAGTCGTTGTATGCCACTTATGGATCTTCTTGAAGACATTAGAGTTCGGTTGATGGGTAGTATGGCTGAGAAAAGAATATTTGGTCAGAATATTCATACGATTTTgtgtccaaagaaagaaaatgagatgaaGTTGATGTTGAAGGAGGGCATGCATTTGAGGATTAGTCGTTCTGATGCGGATGTTTTTGAAGTTAGGACAGAGTGGAATCGGTTTGTTGTTTGTCTGGATGATAGGACATGTTCTTGTGTGCAATGGCAGCATAATTGTTTCCCATGTTCTCATGCTTTACAGGTGTTGCAACATGATAATCGTGATGTTTTTTATTACGTTGATGATTACTGGAAAGCAAGCTTTTATCGGAAAACATATCAATTTGTCATGCATCCATTTTCAGATTTGGAAAAGCCGAATGTTGATACTATCATAAATGGTGTGAGGCCTCCAATTACAAAGTTTCCGTCTGGAAGACCAAAGAAAACTAGGATCAAATCTGCTGGGGAAATCAGTGGGAGTAAGAAGACTGTCACTTGTAGTAGGTGTGGTTGTTCGGGACATAACAAGGTTTCTTGTAAAGTTGTTATACAAGagggttga